From Vibrio gigantis:
CACCCGACTAATAAGGGAACTACCGGATAGTGGTAGAGAACTTAGAAGGTTTTGAGAACTGAATTAATTATAATTATGCTAGGCGGTTTTGTATAGTTTATATCCAAAGTGGTTGGCGTAACTTTGAACTTGGTGAAGCAGCCGCAGGAAAGGTTGTGGCACAATGATGACACGCTTGTAGCAATATAGTGATTACGTTGTGGTACTACAGCTAAAAAAAAACCCCGTAGAACGGGGGGAGTATGTGTGGTGATTTCGTAGTTATGCCTTACTACTTGTAGTTAGTCTGCTCCACTCCCTCCTTGGAGTGACTTTGCAGGGCCATACGAGTAAATACCTCCACACCAATATACGATGCTTCCTATTTACTAACTGCCTGCCTATTAGTTTGGTTTACCAGTTGGCTATACTGAAGGTTCACTTCTTCGATCATCTGTTGACGACTGATTAGGCCCCCAAACTTTTTTTCACCAATATAAAAAGTTGGAGTTCCAGTAAGTTTCAGATCTCTAAAAAGTTTATTATTTTTATTTAAAATAGCACTTACTTGTGACGAATTCGCAGTCTTTTTGATAAGCGTACTGTCCAATCCCATCAGTTCGGCAAGTTCATATGCTTTTTGTGGGACGGACTGCTGCATTGAAAGAAGCTCTTTGTGGAATGCTGGATACGCATTGGGAGAGATCTGATTTACAGCAATGGCTATCTTCGCTAATTCAGCCGAATTAGGGCCTAAAATCGACACATCTTTATACACGAATCGAATGCGTTTGTCTTTACCTATTAGGGGAGCCAACTCTGTTGCACCTCTCTTACATACCCCACATGCGTAGTCAAAAAACTCTACGATAGTGATCTCTCCAGCTTCATTAAGAACTGGCGTATCTTCATCATAATACAAAGATTTTGAAAACATTTGTTTATGCTTCATTGTTTGGTATGTCCTCACGGATTCCACTCCTGCGATTAAGAGTTCAGGGTTTGATTGGAACGCTTTCATAAGCATCGAGTTGAATTGTTGTTGTGACATTTCAACTTCAGAAGCTGATGCGGTAGCTGCAGAACCAATTGCCAAAATTGTAAATAAAGTCGTCGCTGTCTTCTTGAACAAAGGTGCCATCATTAGATTCCTCGATTTGAGTGGTCGTAACATAGTGCTCGATGAACAACGTTATGTTTTCAATTAAGAGAACTTTTTTTCGAGATAGA
This genomic window contains:
- a CDS encoding DsbA family protein, with protein sequence MMAPLFKKTATTLFTILAIGSAATASASEVEMSQQQFNSMLMKAFQSNPELLIAGVESVRTYQTMKHKQMFSKSLYYDEDTPVLNEAGEITIVEFFDYACGVCKRGATELAPLIGKDKRIRFVYKDVSILGPNSAELAKIAIAVNQISPNAYPAFHKELLSMQQSVPQKAYELAELMGLDSTLIKKTANSSQVSAILNKNNKLFRDLKLTGTPTFYIGEKKFGGLISRQQMIEEVNLQYSQLVNQTNRQAVSK